The genome window GTAATCTCACGCAAGAGATGAAACAAGATAAATAGTTTATGAAACTTACACATCATCTTCCTGTATTTGCCCTGATTATATATATCAGTTGACTAGAACACGAGTTTAAACCCCTTGGACAGAAAATCATCAAGTTTGCTGAAGACAGTAGCAATTAAGTCTAATTAAAGGATGTTAATTATAGTCAATGTACTCAGTGCCCACACAGCAATGCACATTGAACAACACAACTAAATTTAACAtcagaaaattttaaagtatgaAATTCAATTGCTAAGAATCGAGCCTAAGTTAAAGTTGACAACTTAACATAGATATGCAATACATTCAATTAAAGAAAAGTGgtacctctttttttttttttcgaaacTGTGCCATACCGGTACTAGGAGCACTGTCGAGCTTAACAAGGCTTTCCACAGATCCATAAGCTCTCCAAAAATCAGGAATGACAGGATTGTTTACCATTTTGATGACTTTCAATTCAAGGTCATACCAAACAAGCTCTCCAAAATCTTTCAGTAGAAGGACTTTCTTACGATTGTTGGAATATGCCAGAGGCTTCAGTTGCATAAACTGAAGAGCAACATTCTGCACAATAGTAAGTATCTTGGTCCACGATCCCGCCACACCATAATTCTCCATCACCCATATGTCAACATTCCTCATATTATAATTGCAATTCATACAAAGTTTCCCTCCTAGCACTGTCACAATTTCCATAAACTCCTCGAAACCAGAGTAACAAGGCTGAGGTAGTAAACAGTACTCTTCAGCAGCAAGATCAAAAGCAGCAATCCTAACAACCTCAAGCCCTAATTGGGCAGAAACACTCACCGCCCAATGCATCGCACCTTAACAAACACCCCCTGAGTAGTACACCCAAGCCGATACGGAAAATCCTCCCCCTTACTCCACTCATTAAACTTAAGACTAAAAATTTTAACCTCATTCATCCCGACAAACTGAGCAATCCGAACCACATTATAATCATCACTAACTGTATCATACCCAACACCGTAACTAATGAAGTCACACTTAGCTTTCGTATAACAAGCAGGATACTTAATCGGGGAAACAGGCAACAACTTGAACTATCGAGTAGCGGGGTTAACCAAAGCAAGATTAAGATAGTGCAATCAATAGAAGAAGTGATAATAGTTCGATTTGTATTTGAGGCGAGGGATTTTTTAAGGTGAGATTTGATGAAATGAGGGGAATCGATTAGGGCACGGAGAGGTTTGGATACACACCTGAAGCGGAGGAGAGATTTGACGGGGAGGCGTGAGAAGATTTTGGTCATCAGGTGGGGTGGAATCAGATGCGACATTGTCGCTGCTGCCGAGGAAATGAAGCTCGGGAGGTAAAGGTTTTTTTCCTGTTTCTCAACCAGGGTTTCTGGCGAATTAAGCGATCAGAATTCAGGataactgtttttttttttttgtatcatGTTAGTCCAGGTCGCTGCCATATGTACAGGTTCCAGCGGAAGGATTAAATAGAACGTATTTTTTAACGTTATATTAGTCATTTTTATTACATACAAGCTGCGGCGCTTTTCAACCGTTAGTACAAGATTTTTCTCATACAGCGCAAACATGGTatgtattattttgttttaattctgACTGTTTTCCGACGCCTAGGAATTTGTATGTTATTTAACTGGTGCCCAATAATTATATGTCCGATACCTGAACTCATATcatatctacttctatatattaaaaagagaACCAAGGTAGGAATCTGTATGTTATTTAACCGGTGCCCAATAAATATATGCCCGATACCTGAACCCATATCATATCTATctatttctatatattaaaagggGACTAGGGGCAAAAAGAGCAAAGAAAATACCTGTGAAATTACATATATACCCTTAGTTTACACAGAATTTCTAGAATGCCCTCAACGTGTTATACTGAATACTCTTCGTTTTCTTGCTGTGTTCTACCGGTTTCTTTTCATGTTTATCGTTTGTTTGCTCTTTAATTTGGCTTCAGTATTCTCTCGTTGCTTTTCACTGGATGGCTTCCCGGAAAAGCGGGGCAAACCGAGGCTGTGCCTGACCAAGAAGTTACCGAGGAGCGCGGGACGCTGAAGCGACTGCGGAATGCTACTCGCCGGGAACTAGGTATGGTTTCTCAGATCATGATTTGTTTGCCCTTACCTATTACAAAATGCCATGCTCTGTAACCCCCAGTAAATCATTTCCAGGGAAAAGAATCGATATACACACTGCTAATTGAATTGAATCAGAGACAAACAGGAATATATTGTTTGTTTGATTACAAATCTTGAGTTTGAGTGGGTGAAAGAGTCAAGATATATTCAGGTCCAGGGTATATCAATTTCTCAAGGGGTTTGATAAACCCTAAACTCGGGGTTTATCAAAGTCTTCTGTCATCAGTCTGCAATTTGTAGTCGTttctccatatatatatattctctgcCAGCTCTTTCATTTAATTACGCTGTTCACTCCTTGTCTGCGATTTGTTTGGTGCTAGGTTGCCTCTCTTCTGTTGGGTTTTTGTcatggtttgggttttagagaaAGAGATTCgttttttgtttgtatattaatTGGGTTTATGAGGCAGCTTCTTCACAATGGATGGTTCCTCGAAAGAACATGGCAGGCATAGTTTTCTTTACAGTGAAActcgattttttttttccaattgaAGGTTTCATTTTTCAAGTCAAGAAGGGGATTTGTTCGCATAGCTATGGAGAAGGGATGTGATACAGTGCCAGCTTTTGGCTTTGGTTAGGTATACACTAATTCTATTATGCTTCGATATATGAGCTTATTAATGACCTCCACATTTTTACCCTGTCCTCTCATCTCAGTCTGcactattaaattttaatacttcaTTATTGTCAAAGAGACATCTATTATATGGTGTTCACCTTCCTATTCAGTTCTGCATTCATTGATGCTAATTTCTGTATCGCAAATTGCTTTAGACTGAAGTCAATAAATGGTGGAAGCCTAACGACAATTTGCTCCTGCAAATTGGTAGAGCAATAAGGGCTATATGTTGAAATAGATCTCCATAGTATTTCTGCTTGACAGAATCACACCATACAAGGATCCAGATGATCCTTGTATATAGTTGCATCTAGATGATCTAAAAGCTAGCTTACATCAACTGAAAAGCTTACCAAGGATCCACCATACAAGGAAGATGGGTATAGTTTGATTCTGAAGTAAGGGTGCTGGATGTGAAAGCATCGACTAATGATACTTTTATATATGAGATAATAGCTTTATCCAATACTGTGGTTGCAGCAACTCAGCAAGAGTCAAGGACATGAAGTGTTGTCTAAGCATTGTAGAAGACTAGATGGTATATCAGTTTTAAGGGAATAAAGTGTGATATATGGCGAACTATCTTTTTGCAACCTATAGGTTTATTATGAGAAGCGCAAAGAAAATATTCAGTTAGTAATCTGAAGTCATGATAAAGATTTCTGTTTtgaataacaaatattttagtttgttggTTGTCAGTCTGCTAATTTAGATACTCGTGTTCACTTTACAGGAGCTGAATACTAAGCCAGTGACTGCAAAGAAAATATCCAGTTAGTAATCTGAAGTCATGATAAAGATTTCTGTTttgaataacaaataatttagTTTGTTGGTTGTTAGTCTGCTAATTTAGATACTCGTGTTCACTTTACAGGAGCTGAATACCAAGCCAGTGACTTGAGTTTACTCATTGAGAACACCTTGGTTCAACAGCTTGGTTTGGCAAGAAAGATCACCATCACTAAGGATTCGACGACCATTATAGCTGATGCTGCATCAAAGGATGAGATTCAGGCTAGGATTGCACAGATTAAGAAAGAATTGTCTGAGACTGACTCTGTTTATGATTCTGAGAAACTTGCAGAAAGAATCGCAAAGTTATCTGACGGGGTTGCTGTCATTAAGGTAGGTGCTGCAACTGAGACCGAGCTTGAGGATCGTAAGCTTCGTATTGAGGATGCAAAGAATGCAACTTTTTCTGCCATAGAAGAAGGTATTGTGCCTGGTGGTTGTGCCGCCTTGGTTCATTTGTCAGAATATGTTCCTCCCATCAAGGCCAAGCTTGAGGATGTAGAGGAGCGTCTCGGAGCTGACATAGTACAAAAGGTAATTAATTGTGTTACTTGCTGATGGATAAAGCAGTGAGTAGGGTCTTTTGTATatttactaatttatttttcaatttcattACGGAAGGTACGAGAGCAATAGCTTTACTGTCCCTAATCAATTccttttagagcaactccaatccAACACTATAACGCTATTAGTGTAACTTATagtttgatatttttgtgttttaattGGGTTTCTGCGGCACAAACTTCTTCCCAATGGTTGATTCATCGAAAAAGCGTGGCAGGCCGAAACTCTGCCTGACGAAAGAGGTTTTGGAGGAGCGCAGTGTGCAGGGCGCTCAAGCGACAGCGGAATGCATCTCGTCGTAATCCAGGTATGGTTTCTCAGGTCTTCATTTCTTGCTTGCATTAATTGGACCAAGTTTGTTTCGTAAGATGTTTTTGAATGTTTGATTCGCTTATAATAAGCCTGCCAACAATTATTTTGAATGAAGAAATATTACTACTGTCCATAATCAGTGGTGCTTCTTTGTGGCGCAATTTTAAAAATCGTCCACTCACCATACACCCAATTTATGAATTTTCTAGAAAAGTGTGAATCTTcagcaataattatatatagttggtCACTGTTatcaacatattattttttgggTTATGTAAATTGAGTGTTTTGTGGTCGTAACtaaacaaaattcaaactttTGAGGCTCACATTTTACTGATTTCTTCAAGATTTGTTTTGGAGCATAGTGTAGCAAAATACAGAAAAgctgtttttttatttgagcAAAGTAGACTTTTTGTCACTTGtgtaataaataacaaaaaacatGTTAGTAATTcactaattattaaattataattgtctGTTTGTAGAAGAGGGGATTTGGGTTTTTTTCATGCTGCTTGAGGCCATCTTGTGATTTGTGAGAAACCAGTGACAACTTAGAAGACTTGCTGAGATGCATCATATGCCTACATGCAAAAGAATGATGGCAGACAACATAGTTGTGACTAAAACCATTCTAAGCCTTTATATTTTCATGCAGCTATGGATCAAAGAGCAGAGGTAATTTTTTCCATCTAATCTGATTTTCTCGGCTTTAGGCACGAGTATATGAAAATAGGAACCAGAGATTTTACACAAATGCGAGCTATTAGCCTACAAAGACATCTTCGAGGATATTTTGGAAACAGAAGCATTTGataatttatacaaatatatctTTTGGGTCTACTTAACTCGTGTACTTACCTGTTCGTATTGATGGCCTGTCTCATGCTACAATAAAAAGGCATTCTCATCAACTTCATTTCTGTTTGTTCATTACTGTGAACATACAATGGATATGACTAGcagtgttttgttttttatttttattttttgaaattagagTGTTAAGCTGATTATTGCTGGATAGTTTTTAACTTAAGATTTCGATGACATGATTTTATGAGTTCTTTTGTGAATTATGAGCTGAAGTTTCAcggaaaaaaatttataaatgtcgAATGTGTATGTAAAACAATGTCGAATGTGTATGTAAAACTTGCAAGttcaattataaatatgcaCTATATTTTCACATTTGTGtgcatctttttttatattatctaaTGGATAATTTGTTAGTGTCTTATGTTTTGTTCCATTATTAAGTGATATCAGATCATTAAATACGAGCGCATTATAAGTCCCACAAATATTTGATCAGTAAAGCAGAGAATATTGAGTTTTCTTCCTTAGTTTTCTCTTTACTCCCTTTCAAGGCAACTAAGAATTAACATTATTTTCCTTTGCACACTCTTTTTTACACTATTGTATGTTTGATGATCATCTTCTATAAATGGATTTGGCAGCTTGGAAGAAACAATTGGCTTGGTCATCAGATTTATTATAACAGAAGATAAAGCAAAAGTGTTAGAACTCGTGAAGGAGGTGGCAAAATTTGATGACTTCATGCTCTTGGATATCAAACAGGAGTACAGTAAGTCCCATATAAATTCGTCCTTACATTAATTTCATCCTCGGTGAGTTGGATACATAATCTGATACTCATAAAAACTTGTGCATTTATATTAGGTTGTCCTTCTTTAAAGCCGCCTATGCACTTTATGATTCTGAATTCTATGTCAAAGCTGATGCCGACATATTTTTGAGGCCAGGTTGATAATTTTAGAAATGATTACTATTTATGTCATTGCTTATTATGTGCATTTGCGTGAATGCAATTATTTATTTGTCGTTTGGGTTATTGTTAGATCGACCTTCACTTCTTTTGGCCAAAAACGTTCTTACACCTAAACATATCTTCGATG of Daucus carota subsp. sativus chromosome 3, DH1 v3.0, whole genome shotgun sequence contains these proteins:
- the LOC108212158 gene encoding ruBisCO large subunit-binding protein subunit alpha, chloroplastic, translated to MKLGSILSLLFTGWLPGKAGQTEAVPDQEVTEERGTLKRLRNATRRELGAEYQASDLSLLIENTLVQQLGLARKITITKDSTTIIADAASKDEIQARIAQIKKELSETDSVYDSEKLAERIAKLSDGVAVIKVGAATETELEDRKLRIEDAKNATFSAIEEGIVPGGCAALVHLSEYVPPIKAKLEDVEERLGADIVQKVREQ
- the LOC108210771 gene encoding F-box protein CPR1, producing MHWAVSVSAQLGLEVVRIAAFDLAAEEYCLLPQPCYSGFEEFMEIVTVLGGKLCMNCNYNMRNVDIWVMENYGVAGSWTKILTIVQNVALQFMQLKPLAYSNNRKKVLLLKDFGELVWYDLELKVIKMVNNPVIPDFWRAYGSVESLVKLDSAPSTGMAQFRKKKKEVIDRCSGVAFWLCSGEAGAIHQSVTK